The DNA region TATAGGATGGTGCACTTATCTTTTGTCATCAACCTCTGTTTGATATTGGGAACTGGggagtgttttttttttccctccattTTTCTCCtctcaaaaaagaaagaatataaGAAAATCAATTGCACTTTAAAGGTCATGAACATCTTTAACAGTGCAGTTTAACCCAGTTTTTCCTcatctttttaataaaagataTATGGAAGTTGGAAACTTGAATGGCCCGACAAACAATTGGAGCTATTTTCTGAGACTTCAAGGGGAAGTTGCTAATTCAAGTAATATTTATTGCTTTATCATGTAACAGGGGCTCCCAGGGTATTTCAGCAGGGAATACTTACCACATGAAGATGTCACGTTGGTTATAGAAAATGAGGATGGAGTATGTTACGAGACTAGATACTTCAGTCGTGATGCAATGCTTGGTGCTGGTTGGAGGCAGTTCTGTCATGCACATCAGTTGAAAGAGGGAGATGTTCTGGTCTTCCAATTAGTCGAGCCTACCAAACTTAAGGTAATTATCATTAACTTTGTAATCATCTTTCTCATCTTTGTAAAGCTTGTAGTACTCCACATCCTTCCAGGTAGGATAATGCATATTCAAAGTTTATTGAGCATGTTCAAGTTCCTTTCTTTGTCATTGGTTCCATTGTTTCTCCAGCAGAGCGTGCCAATGACATAGTACTTCTTGTTTTCTGCAATGATAGGATAATTAACAATATAAAGCATAATATATGTAGAACTAGAAGTGGTACATATTTGGTGTATGCTGTATCAGATTTAAAAGCTGGTTTAGCTCATCTCAATAATGATCTTGTACTCAAAATAGTGTTTGTTTTTCATTCCCCAGTGGGAGGGAGGAAAACTGAGAAACCGATAGGGAACACTAGCCAATTGTAGCAACGgaacccaaagaagcatagGCATGGGTGGCATAGGTGGCGACATAAACAGGAGCAGCGGGGGAAGCCATCTGTTTTGATAAGATTAAAACTCTACAACCCAAGGGGCAATCAAGCCTTTGAAACTAGTGAAAATCAAACTAACAATCAACTAGGCAATCCAGCTGACATTGAAAGCAGATGTCATAAAGATAGAAAGCGATTCGGCTTAAGCGAGTGAGGGAACCCTATAGGTCAGGGGAGAGATGGGGGGTTTTCTGCAAATAGGGGACCACGTTTACCACTTCTTTATAGGGTAAATATGAGATTACCTTAATTATATGCAATGTATTCGGCAAACATAGTAGTTGAGATGAGGAGAAATCAAGAAAACTAAACATCATTTTGAGGAACATTATCAACATGGTGCTGAGAAAAACATTTGGAGGTTTCCTTCCCCAAGAATTCTCAGAATATGGAGAAAGAAGATATCTGCATTAGGGAGTTTATAACTAGTTCTGTACCATTGGATCAGTAGTGAATCTCTAGATTCTAATACGATTTATCTTCTTGTATCGAGGACTTGTACCAGAGGGGTAAAGGTTAGCATGTGGTTAACCTAGTGATTTCTCATGGCATCTCttattttttaacattttgCATAGATTGGGTGTTCGAGTTGAATCTAATAAATCTAATAGATACATGATGGGCCTCTGAAGCTGAGAATTTCTGGAGAAATACATGAAAAGTTGATTTGGGATCAGAATTGCTCGTGTAGGCTTCCCATAAATGTAGTTTTCATTAAAGGGACCGgatgaattttgaatttagaACTTGAATTACTGCAAAATCTCAATATTGGGTATAGGATGCAAATGTAGAATTTATGGAGATTGACTATTTTAATTTACTGATTGATTGCTACCCTCTTATGGAGGCTTATATAGTGAAAATAGACAACCTTAATGAAGTCGATGGGGCCCTTGGACTCCTCGGTCTTGATGCTTCTGCGAAAAGACTCTATCCAGGTGACTTCCTATCTTTTACATTTGATGCCAATTTCTTCCTTTGGACATTGCTTGCTTAGTTTTCTTAACCTCTGGCACATTCAAGATGATGATCGTGTGGAGGAGAAAGGCCGTGAGCCGGCAGAAAGTGAACACCTGGAGACTCCTTGTTCGTCCTATCACAGgcggaagaagaaaaagaagctcCCTGAGCAAACTTCGGAACAATCTCGAAATCAGAGTGAAGAGATAGTCTCGGAAGTTCTAGAAGGCTCCAAATCGGGCGTCTGTGATACTCAGTTTGAAGGTATCCGAAGTCTCGAAGACTTCAAAATCTTGGTGAATGGGAAGGTCATGGACTCGGAATTTCCTGAAGATATCAGGAGGAAGTACTACGAGCTTTGCCTCAGTCAGGGGTCCTTCCTCCATGCTAACATTGTTGAGGGCATAAACGACCAATTAGTTGCCAGCTCTATCTCTGAGACCGTCAGTGTAGCCGATGCCATAAGATCCTGCAACCGTGGTACTGCCCGGGTGACGGCATGGGACCGGACACTGAAGGCCCTGGAGATGCTGGGGATGAATGTAGGGTTCCTGCGGGACCGGGTGAAGAGACTCATGGGCCTCAACTTCGACTCGGATAACACTGAGCAGAGGTACAAAGTAGCAGAGAGGGAGCGGGCTCGCGCGTCGGAAGAGATACGGAAGATGGAGGCAAGGCTCAAGGAGATGAAGGAGGAGAAAGAGAAGTTGAGTGCCGAGGTTGAGAGCTTGAGGGTGAAGGCCGAGTCACTTCGAGTCAAGTACCTGGAAGAGGCTACTGCTCCCTGGTGAAAAGGAGCCAAATTTCCCATTATCATACATATTATACAGTGTGTATTCTGTGCCAAACTCCATAATGTTGATATCAGCTGTCGCTCCATCTTGTGTCGATACTCTTACAGATTAGACCCTTTGACATGAAACAAAGATTAGGTGACTCAAATATGTTAAAAACTGACTCTCATTAGTAGGTCTGGCTTTTTTCTTGCACTAATCTATCCTATTTTCATTGCGTAAAGTGAAAACTGTTTTCTTCTGTACTCTTAATCGACATTGGAGGACCGGGAAATGCATCAATTCCCGAAAAAAGAGATGCAAAATTTAAGGAACATTGCCTTGTAATGCGATGAAACATTTCGGCCTCTGGAACTATCACCTAGAGCAGTTACTTAGAGGCGACCCGAACTACTGTTCTCGTACAAGCAATGGTCATCTTAAGTCGCGGTAAGAACATTCACTCATTCTTTTATACAAGTTATGGTCATCTTAAATGACGGTACGGTACTAGGAACATTCACTCGGGAGTGGAAGGAAAGTCCGGTGATGTCTCTTTCTCTTGCTGGGCCTAGAATATATATGGCATTGGCTCTGGAAAGCCCGAAGCTTCGTTGGGCTGTCAAAGCCCAGTTATTCTTTGCAATAATCAGCAAGTCGATATTTATCGCTGTGATCAGTAAGAGCACTGCTCGACTAATCCAGAAAAAGACTTCTTGGCACAACGAAAAGTCAACTTTATTGTGCTTTAGGAGACACAAAGATTGAGTTTCTTTTCGAAGAGTCGAATTCTCGCCGATCTCGTTTGCTTTCTCACCGGGAAAAGAACCCTCTGATAGAAGGAATTAGatcttgataagtcgatgtaCGTCCGCAGAAACCCGCACATTTCAATATCGAATTAATTCATTCACTCCCCCAATAAATGCCTTTGAGTGTACACTACATTTATTCTGATTGAATCCTCAAGGTGGTCCTAATAGGGGCTGCTCGAGGCAATGGAAATCcctaaaataaaagtaattggTTTGAAGAAAAGTGCCTTTGTGAAGATCTCCATAAAATTAATGGTATACATGAATTTGGTTGAGGTTcctctcacacacacacatatatatttatatactatTGGGGGATTTCATGGGACCCGTACAGGATCTTCTCTTATCACCAGGATTCTATTGGGATATAATTAAAAGTATGAAAGCCTATGGGACATATATGGACAATGAATTCCTGTATTTTTGGGAGGAATTGTTGAtcgagaaaatagaaaaatgtcGATACGCCCAAGTGGATAGGATGCTAATCTTAAAACTCTCAGTCTGTTCCTAATTGGTTTGTACATGAGGTCTACAGAAAACCCCAGCTAGAGGGGGATTCCTAGGGCACGTTACGATAAGAATGTCGAACATGCTTCTTCGGTTTTTCAATTGTAAAGTATGTCGTCTTCAagatcttttatttatttatttttactttcgACTTATCGACTTTTACAGCTAAAGGGGTTCGGATTCTTCTTTTACATGCATATACATCAAAGCCACAGCACGTTGCCATATGCATGAGGTAACTACGTACTAGTAGATTATTTTATATCAAAAATCTTTTTGGCAATGCAAAACTAATTAGACCATAAAAATCCACTGCCAATTAAGAAAAGataaaggaagaaagaaagaaggaaaaggaaaaggaaaaatatcttAAAATATGATTCTTCTTATCTTTCTTTCCTTGACTAAATAAAATGGGTATAAAGTGATGATGGCTACATATATTGGTCCCCTTTCACTTGCAATTTTCATCTCCCGACACCTCACCATATTTAATGCTTCCAATTATTTGCAAATTGGAAAAAGGGCAACAAAATTGGTAATGAATATTAAAGGAGAAGTAGTAGAACCTCTTCTTCATGAGCAGATTTATCGAAATAACATTTATAAACAGAAAggaaaaacatataaaagGAGACAGTTAGtgatgagaatcgaacttgAAACATCTTTTCATCATCAAGCGAGGGTGGCTACAAGGTTACACCCCATTTCTCTTCACCCATTGAAATTCGATTTTAATTCTGTTTACCTATTTTGAGCAATAACTCCTCTACCAACATGGTTGTTTAGAAACAGAACAACAATGTACACAGTATCAGCATGTGAGCTCATTAAACAGCTACAGCAGCTCTTATTGCTCGCAATATGCAGCCACAGATAGTTCAGTCACCTCTAGTAGGGTCCCGGCCGCATAAACTACCGCATGCATCGAGGCAACCATACTGATGATCAATTTATGGCATATACTGCATCTGCGGGCCTACGATGGATGAGAAATGACACATGAGTCGATAAATATATGACATGTTCAACTGCGGTGGCCTGGCTGTCTTTTTACCAGACCCTTTACACTGCaacagacacacacacacacacacacacacacacacacagacatATTTGACCggatattgaatatatgttaGAATCTATCTAtccatctatctatctatcaatCTACCTATCTATGTATATTTAAAGCTCTTGTCTTCATCTCTCTTTCGCAAGGGGTTTTCTTTAACAAAAAGTATGCGTGCGTGCGAAAGGAATATCTGGCATTTTCATAAATCCGTAAGGGATGGATAGAATGTAGTGAAAATGACCGTACATCACTACATTTTCCCAATTCGCATGGAACATTTCAATCTATTTTCGACTGCTCAGGATATTCAAGTCACCTTGACGGCCAAATGATACGGTAACTAATGCATATATTTTGAGCACGAgaatgtgagagagagagagaggattttTTAAGGGCTAATAAAACGACCTCATTTTTCAACAGATATTAGTTGGGAAACAACGGCATAAAGATGTGGAGGTCTTGAAACCACAATGCAGAAAAAGATCTATGATGCCTCCTGCATATATATTCTATCTTTTTACGTTAGAAAAAGGTAATGGAACCATAGAACGAAAAATATATTCCGAACTAAATCCGAAGTGAATTTTGGATGTTTTGGAAGAATAATCGTAAGCTAGTGGGATTGCTGGAAAACGATGGAACATAGTGATGAACTACTTCAAAAGCAGGAGACGCCAGAACCCAAATTAAGAGGTGAGAAACGACTTTAATTTCATGGTCCCAATTTAATGATTAGGTCTGCGGCTATTCgtcctcctttttcttttccatttccttttttttccctattttcttttgcttttctccttttttgtttgatttcctttttcaagTTAGTTTTATCTAGAGTATGCACATGTATCGGGTATACTCGGAACCGATTAGAACTTACCCATTAAGATAGAGTCCGgatagctcgtattgaaaataaagtaGGGTTCGagtattaaaattagaaacCGGTAAAAATCGATTCCAGTTTCGGTTTTTGCGTACAAGGTATCCAGAACCGAAACTGAAACCTGTACCTGAAACcggatattttaaaaaaaaaagagagaaagaaagagtaCAATTACTATCTTCTCTTATTGAATCAAAATAGAAGTACTTCTCTCCGTTCTCTTCTCTTCGAAACCTAATCTCCATTCTCTTCTCCAGCCTTCTTTGAGACTccgatttctctctctctattgcCAACCCCGACTCTTCAGAGGCTTCCCTCTGTCTTTGACTCTCCGCCAAGGTAAAGTTCAATAGTCTTCCATAACAGTAGGATGAATTGTCCCCACAAGTAAAAACCTGCATCAGTATAAGCCAATACCATTAGAAAGCCAACAAGAATATTGATCAAGATTATTTTCGAAATATGGATACATCAGCACGTGTTTACTGAAAACTGAGAATTTACAAGTTTCAAACCTCTCCAGATTGCATGACAAAAGTGACATGATTGTGGGAGGCCAACACTTGCAATACATGAGTTGGGTATGGAAAACTAATTGGGGTGAATGCTACGCATTGTGTTATTTCAGCATTATGACCGAGTATACTTGACAAACTAGATCCGCAAGAATACAACAATGATTCACGAAGTAGCAATGTCAGTatcccattttggtccaccataACAAAAgggatgtcatttttttatttaatttgatttaaaaaaaaatcaggcCGGGGGGGGGTGTCAGATTGGCGTCAGACCGGTCAAATCGGCATCAGACCGGTCTGACGCAGGTCGGAAGTTTCTGACTGTTTAATTTTCGCTCctgctctttctttctttccacttcgccccctcttcttttcttcttcttcctttccgCCCCCGCCGTTCTTTCCTTCTCTTATCCTctcccccttcttcttctcctcatcTTTCACCGACGTCCCTCTGCCATCTCCGACACGCCGCGGTTGCCCACCCACCGCGACCGCCTGCCACCGCTGACACGTTCGCCCGACACGCCACCGCTCACTTCCCCGGCATGTTCCCTCGGCCGCTATCTCCCCCTCACGGTCCTGATCTCACTCTCACTCTCTGGACTCCCGACTCTCGGCACTGGGCTCAAGCTCAAAATCAACACCGAATCCCTCTCGCTCGCTCTCGGTTTTTCTCCCCAACGGACTCGCGACACTCCCCGAGCAAAAACCCCTCTATTTCCTCCTCTCAATTCCCCCGATTTCCGATGATTGAACTCGGAAAATCCCTCGCCGAAAAAACTCGAAAACCTCGCCAAAAACCCAAAATTTCCCTCAATCCCGACCGACCCGAGCCTCATGATGCCCCTCCCGAGTACGGCGTAGCCCAGGCGGTGCTTGTCGCCGTCTCCCACACCCTCGCCGCGGCACCCAGAGGCGGGAACCGCTGTCCGCGGCTGCTGGACTCCTCTCCTCTGCCCAACTTCGTCTTCTCCGATCATCCCTATCTCACAGGCTCGGCCAGTCTTCTTTCGATTTTTGCAGGTCCAGCCCAGTCgattcggcccagtccagtcCAACCGAGACTACCCGACTCAGTCCAGACGACAGACCCGTTCAGCCACGCCACGGATTCGGCCCGGAACGCCCGACCCAGTTCGCCCAACTCCCCTTTGCGGCCCAGCTCGCCCGCTGATTCGGTCCAACCGCTGCCCCTCCGCGGCCCAACTGTCTTCCGCGGCCTAGCTCTCCTCTGCGGCCCAGCTCCAGCGCCTGGCCCAGCTCGCCCGCGCTCCCGGCTCGCTCCCCGCGGCCCAGTGCTCTGCACGGTCCAGACCGCCTCCGGCCCGGTCCAATCCCCCTAATTCCGGTTTGAACCGATACTAGGTATATTAttccgacttagtggcatgcgTGACGTTCAATTTATGAATAAATTCGATGATTGCGGTGATAATTTGTGATTGTcgtgttaaaaaaaaattgaaaattgggaaataggaaaaatggaacaaaaaataaataaataattgtgtTTTTATTAAACTGACGAAAGCACAAATTGGAACATTTTTAATTACTCGACATTAAAACTGGTTGTTTGAAGCGAGAATGAATTCACACGAACCAATCTCATGTTCACTCGGCTTTAAGGGAATTAAATCGATTAAATACAtcaaaattgatttaattaattattcagacttaaaattgacaaaattaaattccgTCGTGACTGATTTTGCTTGTTCATATGCACATGTGAATAGTTAGATACGCTTTGATCGAAATCCCGCACGAATTggctaatcacgtaaacacggCATTAAAAGACACAACTCTCTgttttctgtttatttattgcaaGTCGAGCCCGGATCCCTAGGATATGATatacacagggtccaacaccctctCTTGTCAATCACGGGGTCTAACGCCTCCACACACCTAGCGCGCGTAACCCGAGCGCGGAATCAGATCTTGTTTGGACTTACTGCTTCGCTTCTAGTAGTGTCTTTGTAGAAGACGACTCGGATCGGGTAAAGTAAGTCGTGGCCGGACATGACCCGAGAGCTCAACCGATCTTACGGCTATCAAGAGAGTCACGTGACTCTTTCGCCATCCGTTCGTTCGGTTGGACCCGACCCTTGGCTCTTTGAGCTCGCGttactttaatttcaatttcagtcttttcaaaccacacggtgagcacaagtggaataatgaccgaacgcgaaccgatcgggattcagttattgtaatttgtattttattcatttgagagaacaatgtaacgGTTTATGTtgtacgatgtcaaaacgcgCAAGATGAGcagaacttaattaagcggtaattaaattaaaatggaaagcttagacaagctagagtactgaTAGGGCGTGAGGGATATatgcccgcacgtaacagaacccccgaattcggaactttgGGTTCCGCTAGACCATTCGGAACTTTGGGTTCCGctagaccatatgccttagcaattaggtgtagcccgtacccctagactcaggtaacttgccggcccttgaccttcaggtcgtaaaatgacaagTAGCGACTCTTTCTCACCTGCGTccatcgcgcgtccccggaaaggtggacgctcccaagccgtgttgtataggcgcgcgcacgcgtaccccgacgagacgaaattcgggtgcgcaccaGCAAAGTATGATATCTCCTAGTTGTAACTTACATTTGCTTGAGAATTAGACATGGAATTAGAACATGTCCAAGTGCCCGCAAGTGAAGTAATAACCAATGGTTTGCACAATATGTTGAGGTTTACTATGCAATCATAGTGCATATAGGAAATcatgtggattaatctaaatctatgttgatattctatttggcgtgattactgattatggatgtgatattttaaattttatttagcgagataaaaaaattttcaggTTCCAATAGGGTGCCTGGAACTCGTGGTATAATACAAGTTCCGGATAATTTTCGATTCCAGGATTCAACCGGGTCGGATCcgattccaaaatcttgaaacctGTCCCTACAGAGTATGGCCGGATATTGTAAAAAATATAAGGTATTCGGAACCGATGACCCATAATTCTATCTTCAAGCTGTCGTTCATCTGATTCCTTTCCATTTCAAGATGGAATCATGAGCCTTGCTGGAGTCCTTATCCACTGAAGACTATTGgacaatcatatatatatatatatatatattcaagcTGATATACATGTATAGAATCAGTCATCTAttaatattactattttaatTAGTTGCAAGTCATGTCTTCTTCACTAAGCCCATTGTGGATCCTACATGCTTACTTGTGCCCCTAGTTCGACCTTATAACTATGATCGTTAACATCTCAATCCTAAAGCTATTTTTAAGCACATTTGCCCCCTACACTATGGCGAAGGAAAAATGTATCCCATCATTAGAATTTCAATCGAACGCATGCGATGAAcgaaaaaattttgaaaaaaatttaacgaaaccccccaaccaaaaaaaaattgctgcCATTGCCCACTCCCACAAGTCTTCGACAATCTTGTGAGGGTGGGTAGTGTCTGCAGGCGACCGCCCCCAATCTTAGATCAAAGGAGAGTtagtgtaatatatatatattccgaATTTCcttattgaaaaaattaaatttcttctCTAATcccgtgcaatgcatgtgACTTTTCTGTTCAGTTGGATCAAAATTCTAACGAATACCCTTTTCCCTTGCCATAGTTTTAGGAACAAATATgctcaaaaaattatttaggaTGCAAAAGCGTCCGCCGCATAGTCTAGGGGACAAAAGGGTAATTTTACCTATTTTAATCCGATTGGCATATTATTAGAGGAAGTAGGTGGACACGTGTCCCAGTGTGACGTAATTAAGATAGTGATTATGCATACAGAAAATACTAATAAGATGCAATACAGCGAAGCAAGAGGGGTAGGGGGAGGAAAGTGCATAGAGCAAATATTATGTgagtattattaatttatttggaTGTGTAACACCTAATTTAGATGGTTGAAAGTGAGAAACCGATTCCACAATGAGCCCATGAATTCTGATTTACAAgtgttttaattgatttttattcatttaaagTAGATGAGTAATACATATTGAATATTTGTGAAAGTGTATCTATTGGGTATCTTCGAGATGATGGCAagttgcaattttttttctcttttttctttttggtgaaTTATGGGGCCAAGGCCCCATAAGCAAGTTGCGATTTCGAAAGCAATATACCTAGAGCTGCATGCAAAATGAAAGTCATATGTTTGTTATGTATCTTCCACATGATCAGTTGCAGCTTGCCATTAGTACAGCTAGCTAGCTGCTGCCGACTCCTCACGGTCACGGGCCCAACCTTATTTCGATTACAGAGATCCTCAGACCTAGTGCTAATGAATAGAAAAAGTTATaacaaaatgaataaatttcaCGCGAAtctcatataatttataaagtcATATACATTCCTCGTTTTAAAATATGACACTGCTCCTGCTTTTATGGTCAAGGCAACGGATTCAGCATCATGTGTGCCTTTAAGCTGATACGTTGAAacatttattcttttatcttaaaaaattaaaatgatagtaaaaagaaaggattaattatttaaaaaatataaacttttcacattttatcaatttcaataATAACTTTTTTGACCTAAAAATACgtaaactatcaatttgatatcaatattaacacaactttcattttttcggTTCGTGCGCCTCAACGACAACCACTGCCCTCTCAATTGGGGTTGTCCGTGATTACAAAGGTTTCCGATGATCCCAATTAGAGAGATTATGGTTGTTAATGAGACTTTTACCACCCACTccattcattctttttcttgattttactttttcttttttcaaatttgggCAATGATGGCCTCATCGGGGCCCGCTGCCACCCCTATAAGGTCGCCAGCAACCTTAGCTACCTCGATTGGAGGGTGTGGTCATAGATTCTAGtttaaattaacgaaaaagtTGAGGTATgctaaaattgatatcaaattggcaatttgtacatttataggtcaagaaattttttttgatataatttataaaatgtgaaaagtttgtattttttagcAAGGTtatcagaatcgcgattctacctagaatcggtcgatgGTCGTGGAATcatgaatcgtagaatcgaatcgtgaatcgtaagattctacttgtaattaaaaaaacaacatatatatatacacacaccaAATCCCATGTCAGAAATAGTTAAAGTAAATattaaatgataaatcttGCTGCCTCCTACTTTGTttatcaaaatcaaatggtGCTTAGTCTTCACAAGAGAGCGCTCCCACTATAACAATCtccaatgaaaattgatataatactGTAATTACGGATCTTGTAGACGAATCTGCTTTCCTCCCTAATTTCTTATTGGCCTATCCCTTCTTGAAATCATATTTCTCTGCACttaaaaaattcgaaaaaaattacagcCTAAATCATCTCAAACCAGACGGCAATCAAGAATCGACTGGAACCCAATTTGAAGTAGTTGCAGAAACTTTTCAGGTCCCTATCACTTACAGTCAAGATAcaagtttcaaacttttcataaaataaaaaaaccaaaGAGCAATATTGTAGCACAATGAGAAAGATGAAGAGGGAAAGAGGGAGGGCATATGACTTTGGGTTGAAactagaatcgtagaatcggtaCGATTCtatgattctacgattcgaatcgcgattcatcGACGATTTTACCTTCTTGATTCATGTCATAGAATCGGAATCGCTAGCTACTCCTTGAATTGTAGAATCGTAAGATTTTatgattcgaatcgcgattctaacaaccatgTTTTTTAGACAATTAACCCAGGAAAAAGACACACACATGCAACTTgccaaagagagagagacagaacAGAATCCTAACCAggcttttctttctttatattattcttaaacttttgaaaataaataatatatattatcgaGCTATGTCAGTTTAAATATTTGTTTGGG from Punica granatum isolate Tunisia-2019 chromosome 3, ASM765513v2, whole genome shotgun sequence includes:
- the LOC116201211 gene encoding B3 domain-containing protein Os01g0234100-like isoform X2 encodes the protein MAEEDSATAPPSQLLEPWPKSTGKVKKPMEKKSDESKTKRKRKHSFTKTMHAESNEHGNSTRALEVQSNLEPAFPSFVKTLLRSHCQDRYRMGLPGYFSREYLPHEDVTLVIENEDGVCYETRYFSRDAMLGAGWRQFCHAHQLKEGDVLVFQLVEPTKLKAYIVKIDNLNEVDGALGLLGLDASAKRLYPDDDRVEEKGREPAESEHLETPCSSYHRRKKKKKLPEQTSEQSRNQSEEIVSEVLEGSKSGVCDTQFEGIRSLEDFKILVNGKVMDSEFPEDIRRKYYELCLSQGSFLHANIVEGINDQLVASSISETVSVADAIRSCNRGTARVTAWDRTLKALEMLGMNVGFLRDRVKRLMGLNFDSDNTEQRYKVAERERARASEEIRKMEARLKEMKEEKEKLSAEVESLRVKAESLRVKYLEEATAPW
- the LOC116201211 gene encoding B3 domain-containing protein Os01g0234100-like isoform X1 produces the protein MAEEDSATAPPSQLLEPWPKSTGKVKKPMEKKSDESKTKRKRKHSFTKTMHAESNEHGNSTSVMRTKSTVDGTSPHLEANSAIGRALEVQSNLEPAFPSFVKTLLRSHCQDRYRMGLPGYFSREYLPHEDVTLVIENEDGVCYETRYFSRDAMLGAGWRQFCHAHQLKEGDVLVFQLVEPTKLKAYIVKIDNLNEVDGALGLLGLDASAKRLYPDDDRVEEKGREPAESEHLETPCSSYHRRKKKKKLPEQTSEQSRNQSEEIVSEVLEGSKSGVCDTQFEGIRSLEDFKILVNGKVMDSEFPEDIRRKYYELCLSQGSFLHANIVEGINDQLVASSISETVSVADAIRSCNRGTARVTAWDRTLKALEMLGMNVGFLRDRVKRLMGLNFDSDNTEQRYKVAERERARASEEIRKMEARLKEMKEEKEKLSAEVESLRVKAESLRVKYLEEATAPW